The Kitasatospora setae KM-6054 genome contains a region encoding:
- a CDS encoding integrase core domain-containing protein, protein MKPLVTIVTDNGGPFRSFRIEAFIATRPELRHVRTRVRTPGQNGSRERGFGSLKYEKLFLEEIPDALDLVRHAEDYRRDYNTVRPHEALAWNRPHDVHTGAADPLVPNFPEPENLPTA, encoded by the coding sequence GTGAAGCCGCTGGTCACCATCGTGACCGACAACGGCGGACCGTTCCGCTCCTTCCGCATCGAGGCGTTCATCGCCACCCGACCGGAGTTGCGGCACGTCCGCACCCGGGTCCGTACGCCCGGGCAGAACGGCTCACGTGAGCGCGGCTTCGGCTCGCTCAAGTACGAGAAGCTGTTCCTCGAGGAGATCCCCGACGCCCTCGATCTGGTCCGGCACGCCGAGGACTACCGGCGCGACTACAACACCGTCCGACCGCACGAGGCCCTGGCCTGGAACCGGCCCCACGACGTCCACACCGGCGCCGCGGACCCGCTCGTCCCCAATTTTCCCGAACCCGAAAACCTGCCAACTGCTTGA
- a CDS encoding IS701 family transposase produces the protein MGGDISEVDARRWSDGLADLHERFAHRFARSESRESALAYMRGLLAPLERKNGWTVAEEAGHGGPDRIQRLLNRIDWDADGVLDDVREYVVEHLADPCGVLIVDDTGFLKKGVRSAGVQRQYSGTAGRTENCQVGVFLAYSSELGRTLIDRALYLPKSWTDDRVRCRTAGIGDEVEFATKVQLARAMVRRAIDDKIPFRWVTADAGYGYSKGWRYELEQADVFHVMATTSHDTVVTWQAMDHRLHDLVADLPRQRWKRRSCGEGAHGLRIYDWARVEVRPWHRPDRRHWVLARRSISDPTKVAYYIAYAPAEATLNELIAVAGARWAIEECFQTAKGQCGLDDYQVRRHPGWYRHITLAMAAHAYLTVVRAQQLEKGPDPLERQTWYPSPSPRSAG, from the coding sequence ATGGGTGGAGACATATCCGAGGTCGATGCTCGTCGCTGGTCGGACGGGCTGGCCGACCTGCACGAGCGGTTTGCTCACCGGTTCGCGCGGAGCGAGTCGCGCGAGTCGGCACTGGCCTACATGCGGGGCCTGCTGGCGCCGTTGGAGCGCAAGAACGGCTGGACGGTGGCGGAGGAGGCCGGCCATGGCGGGCCGGACCGGATCCAGAGGCTGCTGAACCGCATCGACTGGGACGCGGACGGGGTGCTCGACGACGTGCGCGAGTACGTCGTCGAGCACCTGGCGGATCCCTGCGGCGTGCTGATCGTGGACGACACCGGCTTCCTGAAGAAGGGCGTGCGGTCAGCCGGCGTCCAGCGGCAGTACTCCGGCACCGCGGGGCGGACCGAGAACTGCCAGGTCGGAGTCTTCCTCGCCTACTCCAGCGAGCTGGGCCGGACGTTGATCGACCGGGCGCTCTACCTGCCGAAGTCCTGGACCGACGACCGCGTGCGCTGCCGAACGGCCGGGATCGGCGACGAGGTCGAGTTCGCCACCAAGGTCCAGCTCGCACGGGCGATGGTCCGCCGCGCGATCGACGACAAGATCCCGTTCCGCTGGGTGACCGCGGATGCCGGCTACGGCTACAGCAAGGGCTGGCGCTACGAACTCGAGCAGGCCGACGTCTTCCACGTCATGGCCACCACCAGCCACGACACCGTCGTCACCTGGCAGGCCATGGACCATCGGCTGCACGACCTGGTCGCCGACCTGCCCCGGCAGAGGTGGAAGCGCCGCTCCTGCGGCGAGGGCGCCCACGGCCTGCGGATCTACGACTGGGCTCGCGTGGAGGTCCGCCCCTGGCACCGTCCTGACCGCAGGCACTGGGTCCTGGCCCGCCGCAGCATCAGCGATCCCACGAAGGTCGCCTACTACATCGCCTACGCGCCGGCCGAGGCCACACTCAACGAGTTGATCGCCGTCGCGGGCGCCCGTTGGGCGATCGAGGAGTGCTTCCAGACCGCGAAAGGCCAGTGCGGCCTCGACGACTACCAGGTCCGCCGCCACCCGGGCTGGTACCGGCACATCACCCTGGCCATGGCCGCCCACGCCTACCTCACCGTCGTGCGGGCCCAGCAGCTCGAAAAGGGGCCGGACCCGCTCGAACGCCAGACCTGGTACCCCTCACCCTCCCCGAGATCCGCCGGCTGA
- a CDS encoding IS3 family transposase codes for MGKKKPRPRRSFTPEFKAEIVELCRRGDRSVGQVAKDFDLTETAVRDWIKQAEVDAGQRDGLTSDEREELARLRRENRRLREDVDILKRATAFFAKETR; via the coding sequence ATGGGGAAGAAGAAGCCGCGCCCTCGCCGCTCGTTCACGCCGGAGTTCAAGGCCGAGATCGTCGAGCTGTGCCGACGCGGCGACCGTTCGGTCGGCCAGGTCGCCAAGGACTTCGATCTGACCGAGACCGCGGTGCGTGACTGGATCAAGCAGGCGGAGGTCGACGCTGGCCAGCGCGATGGCCTGACCAGCGACGAGCGCGAGGAACTGGCGAGGCTGCGGCGGGAGAACCGCCGTCTGCGGGAGGACGTCGACATCCTCAAGCGCGCCACGGCTTTCTTCGCGAAGGAGACCCGGTGA
- a CDS encoding IS3 family transposase, with protein MTVHPFIEAEKQAGHNVKRACELLKVSRAAFYARRTVTPGPRAVRDVELTERITEVHATSRGSYGAPRIHAALQRGGERCGRRRVARLMRQAGLQGRHRRRQQRTTIPDPRAALRPDLVLRDFQPDPTALDARWCGDITYIPTDEGWLYLATVIDIASRRVVGWATADHLRTELVADALRAACHQRHPNGPVVFHSDRGCQYTGREFADLAGKFNIQLSVGRTGQCWDNALAESFFATIKRELIGDRPWPSRSAAHSAIFEWIEAWYNIRRLHSSLGYRSPAEYETVLAA; from the coding sequence GTGACGGTGCACCCGTTCATCGAGGCGGAGAAGCAGGCAGGTCACAACGTCAAACGGGCGTGCGAGCTGCTCAAGGTCTCCCGTGCCGCCTTCTACGCCCGCCGCACCGTCACCCCCGGCCCGCGCGCGGTCCGGGACGTCGAGCTGACCGAGAGGATCACGGAGGTCCACGCGACCTCGCGCGGCAGCTACGGTGCCCCTCGGATACATGCCGCACTCCAACGCGGCGGCGAGCGGTGCGGCCGCCGAAGGGTCGCCCGGCTAATGCGGCAGGCCGGACTGCAGGGCCGGCACCGCCGACGGCAGCAACGCACCACCATCCCCGATCCGCGTGCTGCCCTGCGGCCGGACCTGGTCCTGCGGGACTTCCAACCCGACCCGACCGCCCTCGATGCACGGTGGTGCGGCGACATCACCTACATCCCGACCGACGAGGGCTGGCTCTACCTCGCCACCGTCATCGACATCGCCTCCCGCCGCGTGGTCGGCTGGGCCACAGCCGACCATCTGCGGACCGAACTCGTCGCCGACGCCCTGCGAGCCGCCTGCCACCAGCGGCACCCGAACGGGCCGGTGGTCTTCCACTCGGATCGCGGCTGCCAATACACCGGTCGTGAATTCGCCGATCTGGCAGGCAAGTTCAACATTCAGCTGTCAGTCGGCCGGACCGGCCAGTGCTGGGACAACGCACTCGCCGAGTCCTTCTTCGCCACCATCAAACGGGAGCTGATCGGCGACCGGCCCTGGCCCAGCCGATCCGCTGCCCACAGCGCGATCTTCGAGTGGATCGAAGCCTGGTACAACATTCGCAGGCTGCACAGCAGCCTCGGCTACCGCAGTCCCGCCGAGTACGAGACCGTCCTCGCGGCCTGA
- a CDS encoding Lsr2 family DNA-binding protein — protein sequence MKAAELVDLLARRYPGVHLTREETTRRIALLLETGLAERIGLVIRRTELGTALVRTLPLLDPSDGTDPAGGAAGEHPGPPRTTESVVDVPNWRELLAAEIVRAATDSTDHQRFERAVARAFRTLGLEVEAHGGPKKTDVVIDLWRSPTDRLRVAVEVKTDGAGLVTDQDVKFLRLGEHRARHGAQHTLLVGPRFDTRVQREAAQDGVALLTAEQLADAVLRHGRTPLAPHEISGLVTVTDASGFEPVWQAAERRQDALSQVLLALWRSGNDPADIEHNAGALGVRDIWRETKGALETPLERQEIEEALEFMASPFVAAVAQNHGDHVVTVPPALVAARLRALAAVIDAAGGAGTTAGGAITDPPRPSPQSVPVSEPQEREAAGGTVAVTVAEGVDSRLVRKWAKSQGRVISERGRLSSGLIKEYQRAHGLTGD from the coding sequence GTGAAGGCCGCTGAGCTTGTGGACCTGTTGGCTCGCCGCTACCCCGGTGTGCATCTCACCCGGGAGGAGACGACGCGTCGCATCGCACTGTTGCTGGAGACCGGGTTGGCGGAGCGGATCGGACTGGTCATCCGGAGGACCGAGTTGGGGACCGCGCTGGTCCGGACGCTCCCGCTGCTTGATCCGTCGGACGGCACCGATCCGGCGGGCGGAGCGGCCGGGGAGCACCCCGGGCCGCCGCGGACGACGGAGAGCGTCGTCGACGTCCCGAACTGGCGTGAGCTGCTGGCCGCCGAGATCGTCCGGGCGGCCACGGACAGTACGGACCACCAGCGGTTCGAGCGGGCGGTTGCCAGGGCCTTCCGCACGCTCGGGTTGGAGGTCGAGGCTCATGGCGGGCCGAAGAAGACCGATGTGGTCATCGATTTGTGGCGGTCGCCGACCGACCGGCTGCGGGTTGCGGTTGAGGTCAAGACGGACGGAGCGGGGCTGGTCACAGACCAGGACGTCAAGTTCCTGCGGCTGGGTGAGCACCGGGCCCGCCACGGAGCGCAGCACACCCTGTTGGTCGGGCCCCGCTTCGACACCCGGGTGCAGCGAGAAGCGGCCCAGGACGGAGTCGCTCTGCTCACTGCGGAGCAGCTCGCGGACGCCGTGCTGCGTCACGGCCGCACCCCGTTGGCACCGCACGAGATCTCCGGACTGGTGACCGTGACGGACGCGAGCGGGTTCGAACCGGTCTGGCAGGCGGCGGAACGGCGACAGGACGCGCTGAGTCAGGTGTTGCTCGCCTTGTGGCGGAGCGGGAACGATCCTGCCGACATCGAGCACAATGCCGGTGCGCTCGGGGTGCGCGACATCTGGCGGGAGACCAAGGGGGCCTTGGAGACGCCGCTGGAGCGGCAGGAGATCGAGGAAGCTCTGGAGTTCATGGCGTCGCCGTTCGTGGCCGCGGTCGCGCAGAACCACGGCGATCACGTCGTCACGGTGCCGCCGGCCCTGGTCGCCGCTCGGCTGCGGGCGCTGGCCGCAGTGATCGACGCCGCTGGTGGTGCGGGTACCACTGCGGGAGGGGCTATCACGGACCCGCCCCGGCCGTCCCCGCAGTCCGTCCCCGTGTCAGAGCCACAGGAGCGGGAGGCGGCAGGCGGGACCGTGGCCGTAACGGTGGCCGAGGGTGTGGATTCGAGGCTGGTCCGGAAGTGGGCCAAGAGCCAGGGGCGGGTGATCAGCGAGCGCGGGCGGCTGTCCAGCGGGTTGATCAAGGAGTACCAGCGAGCCCACGGTCTGACGGGCGACTGA
- a CDS encoding ribbon-helix-helix protein, CopG family, which yields MAKTRISISLDSDHAERIREHAERAGLDVSAYLVNAATRQMAEAEAAEAQFARIDAVIAAAEAEAAELPPLPDVADEDLTEDERREVAEAMELIYGADAPAARPGNAA from the coding sequence ATGGCCAAGACCAGGATCAGCATCAGTCTCGACAGCGATCACGCCGAGCGCATTCGGGAGCATGCCGAGCGCGCGGGTCTGGATGTTTCGGCTTATCTCGTCAACGCCGCTACCCGGCAGATGGCCGAGGCGGAAGCCGCTGAGGCGCAGTTCGCGCGGATCGACGCGGTGATCGCCGCGGCGGAGGCGGAGGCCGCCGAACTGCCTCCGCTGCCTGATGTCGCCGATGAGGACCTGACGGAGGATGAGCGCCGGGAGGTCGCGGAGGCCATGGAGCTCATCTATGGTGCGGACGCTCCTGCGGCCCGGCCGGGCAACGCCGCGTGA
- a CDS encoding sigma factor gives MFEDHARAVYRHAVRMAGEGDVAEEVVSLTFLEAWRLCARVEPGGR, from the coding sequence GTGTTCGAGGACCATGCCCGCGCGGTGTACCGGCACGCCGTGCGGATGGCGGGGGAGGGGGACGTCGCCGAGGAGGTGGTCTCGCTGACCTTCCTGGAGGCGTGGCGGCTGTGCGCCAGGGTCGAACCGGGGGGGAGGTGA
- a CDS encoding molybdopterin-dependent oxidoreductase, which yields MSNRPTPSTARASSLSRAAGAAGAAVVGLAAAVAALGAGELAASATGAGSAPVIAVGAAAIDLTPTPLKEYAVRTFGTHDKPVLLGGIYLTMALFAALAGLLAVRRPFAGAAVFGVFGGLGAWAALSRPGGSAADCVPSLVAGLVGAVAVLVLARLWRRTGAGATAGAEPDGSGAASRRTVLAATAGTLAAGALAGVGGRVLTDRRYDVTAARDAVRLPAPAVPLPPLPAAVHPNVPGLSPFGTPNADFYRVDTALTIPRIDPRDWTLRIHGLVDRPQLLSFDDLLREPLEELDHTLSCVSNEVGGPYVGTTRWLGAALPALLRRAGVRAGADQLVGRSEDGMTIGTPLESVLDGRRALLAVAMNGEALPLAHGFPCRSVVPGFYGYTSATKWLVDLEVTTFAAFDPYWVRRGWDRTGAVRTASRIEVPAPFAKVPAGDVDVAGTAWATHRGVAAVEVRIDGGAWQPAGLAADAGPDLWRQWSYHWRGAAPGTHRIEVRATDATGAVQPESRAAPFPAGATGWHSTVVIVT from the coding sequence GTGAGCAACCGACCGACTCCTTCCACCGCACGGGCCAGCAGCCTGTCGCGGGCGGCCGGCGCGGCCGGCGCGGCCGTGGTCGGGCTGGCGGCGGCGGTGGCGGCGCTCGGGGCGGGGGAGTTGGCGGCGTCCGCCACCGGGGCCGGTAGCGCGCCGGTGATCGCGGTGGGGGCGGCGGCGATCGACCTGACGCCGACGCCGTTGAAGGAGTACGCGGTCCGCACCTTCGGCACCCACGACAAGCCGGTGCTGCTGGGCGGGATCTACCTGACGATGGCCCTGTTCGCCGCGCTGGCCGGCCTGTTGGCGGTGCGCCGTCCGTTCGCCGGGGCCGCGGTGTTCGGGGTGTTCGGCGGTCTCGGGGCCTGGGCGGCGCTGTCCCGTCCCGGCGGGTCGGCCGCGGACTGCGTCCCGTCGCTGGTCGCCGGGTTGGTCGGCGCGGTCGCGGTGCTGGTGCTGGCCCGGCTGTGGCGCCGTACGGGGGCGGGGGCGACGGCGGGGGCGGAACCGGACGGCAGCGGGGCGGCGAGCCGTCGTACGGTGCTGGCCGCCACCGCCGGGACGCTCGCGGCGGGCGCCCTGGCCGGGGTGGGCGGGCGGGTGCTGACCGACCGCCGGTACGACGTCACCGCCGCGCGGGACGCCGTCCGCCTGCCCGCGCCGGCCGTCCCGCTGCCGCCGCTGCCCGCCGCCGTCCACCCGAACGTCCCGGGCCTGTCCCCGTTCGGCACGCCGAACGCGGACTTCTACCGGGTCGACACCGCCCTGACGATCCCCCGGATCGACCCCCGGGACTGGACGCTGCGGATCCACGGCCTGGTCGACCGGCCGCAACTCCTCAGCTTCGACGACCTGCTGCGCGAACCCCTGGAGGAGCTCGACCACACGCTGTCCTGCGTCTCCAACGAGGTCGGCGGCCCCTACGTCGGCACCACCCGCTGGCTCGGCGCCGCGCTGCCCGCGCTGCTGCGCCGGGCCGGGGTCCGGGCCGGGGCCGACCAGTTGGTGGGGCGTTCCGAGGACGGCATGACCATCGGCACCCCGCTGGAGTCCGTGCTGGACGGTCGCCGGGCGCTGCTCGCGGTGGCGATGAACGGCGAGGCGCTGCCGCTCGCGCACGGCTTCCCGTGCCGCAGCGTGGTGCCCGGCTTCTACGGCTACACCTCCGCCACCAAGTGGCTGGTCGACCTGGAGGTCACCACCTTCGCCGCTTTCGACCCGTACTGGGTGCGGCGCGGCTGGGACCGCACCGGCGCCGTCCGCACCGCCTCCCGGATCGAGGTCCCGGCCCCGTTCGCCAAGGTCCCGGCGGGGGACGTCGACGTCGCCGGGACGGCCTGGGCCACCCACCGGGGTGTCGCCGCCGTCGAGGTCCGGATCGACGGCGGGGCCTGGCAGCCGGCCGGGCTCGCCGCCGACGCCGGGCCCGACCTGTGGCGCCAGTGGTCCTACCACTGGCGCGGGGCCGCCCCCGGCACGCACCGGATCGAGGTGCGCGCCACCGACGCCACCGGCGCCGTGCAGCCCGAGAGCCGCGCCGCGCCCTTCCCCGCCGGGGCGACGGGCTGGCACAGCACCGTCGTCATCGTCACCTGA
- a CDS encoding fasciclin domain-containing protein: MSASVRNRRTFTALLAAGALALTLGACSSSGGSSSSSASAADSSSAAMSGATATASAATAADQPFGSACAAVPKDGAGSFSGMAKDPVATAASNNPLLSTLVTAVKQAGLVDTLNSAQNITVFAPTNDAFAKVPKADLDALLADKAKLTKVLTYHVTPDRLSPNALAGTHKTLEGGNLTVAGSTPDFTVNGNSKVLCGNVQTANATVYIVDTVLMPTS; the protein is encoded by the coding sequence ATGTCCGCTTCCGTCCGCAACCGCCGCACCTTCACCGCCCTGCTCGCCGCCGGCGCGCTGGCCCTGACCCTGGGCGCGTGCAGCAGCAGCGGTGGTTCCAGCTCCTCGTCCGCCTCCGCCGCGGACTCCTCGTCGGCGGCGATGTCCGGCGCCACCGCCACCGCCTCCGCCGCGACGGCCGCCGACCAGCCGTTCGGCAGCGCCTGTGCCGCCGTGCCGAAGGACGGCGCCGGGTCGTTCAGCGGCATGGCCAAGGACCCGGTCGCCACCGCCGCCTCCAACAACCCGCTGCTGTCCACCCTGGTGACCGCCGTCAAGCAGGCCGGGCTGGTCGACACCCTCAACTCGGCGCAGAACATCACGGTCTTCGCGCCCACCAACGACGCGTTCGCCAAGGTCCCGAAGGCCGACCTGGACGCGCTGCTGGCCGACAAGGCCAAGCTCACCAAGGTGCTCACCTACCACGTCACCCCCGACCGGCTGTCCCCGAACGCGCTGGCCGGCACGCACAAGACCCTGGAGGGCGGCAACCTCACCGTCGCCGGCTCCACGCCGGACTTCACCGTCAACGGCAACTCGAAGGTGCTGTGCGGCAACGTGCAGACCGCCAACGCCACCGTCTACATCGTCGACACCGTGCTGATGCCGACCTCCTGA
- a CDS encoding tetratricopeptide repeat protein — protein MRRLPLLLTAAALCAGLAYTGGLTDHPAAPAPAPPPATTRAAPPAGSALAAAIAADQRHLRARPEDAAAWARLGGEYVEQARLTADASYYPKADEALHRSLALAPDGNTDALTGLGALANARHLFAEAAEHARRALDAAPLHWQAWAVLTDARTQLGDDPGATDAAQHLLDLHPGTASFTRAAYDLEQHGRPDDARTALRRALADAYDPADQAFCRYQLAELDRNAGRAEAALDGYRSALATDPAHTAALAGQARAEAALGRTDDALAHYAQAAAKVPLPQYLLELGELHESLGHTAQAAEQYRLLRAEADLAAANGVVDDLALGQFEADHGDPGTAVRLLRAEWDRRHNVLVADALAWALHRTGADREALDLADLALAHGWRNALFHYHRGEIERALGRTGDARTDLERALATDPEFNPLQAPRARSALAALSR, from the coding sequence GTGCGCCGCCTGCCCCTGCTGCTCACCGCCGCCGCGCTGTGCGCCGGCCTCGCCTACACCGGCGGCCTCACCGACCACCCGGCCGCTCCCGCTCCCGCTCCCCCGCCCGCCACGACCCGCGCCGCGCCACCCGCCGGATCCGCCCTCGCCGCCGCGATCGCCGCCGACCAGCGGCACCTGCGCGCCCGCCCCGAGGACGCCGCGGCCTGGGCCCGGCTCGGCGGCGAGTACGTCGAACAGGCCCGGCTGACCGCCGACGCCTCGTACTACCCGAAGGCCGACGAGGCCCTCCACCGCTCGCTCGCCCTCGCCCCGGACGGCAACACCGACGCCCTCACCGGGCTCGGCGCCCTCGCCAACGCCCGCCACCTGTTCGCCGAGGCCGCCGAGCACGCCCGGCGGGCCCTCGACGCGGCGCCGCTGCACTGGCAGGCGTGGGCCGTCCTCACCGACGCCCGCACCCAGCTCGGCGACGACCCGGGCGCCACCGACGCCGCCCAGCACCTGCTCGACCTGCACCCGGGCACCGCGTCCTTCACCCGGGCCGCCTACGACCTCGAACAGCACGGCCGCCCGGACGACGCCCGCACGGCCCTGCGACGCGCCCTCGCCGACGCCTACGACCCCGCCGACCAGGCGTTCTGCCGCTACCAGCTGGCCGAGCTCGACCGGAACGCCGGCCGCGCCGAAGCCGCCCTCGACGGCTACCGGAGCGCCCTGGCCACCGACCCCGCGCACACCGCCGCCCTCGCCGGACAGGCCCGCGCCGAGGCCGCCCTCGGCCGCACCGACGACGCCCTCGCCCACTACGCGCAGGCCGCCGCGAAGGTGCCGCTGCCCCAGTACCTCCTCGAACTCGGCGAACTCCACGAATCCCTCGGCCACACCGCCCAGGCCGCCGAGCAGTACCGGCTGCTGCGCGCCGAAGCCGACCTGGCCGCCGCGAACGGCGTCGTCGACGACCTGGCGCTCGGCCAGTTCGAGGCCGACCACGGCGACCCCGGCACGGCCGTCCGACTGCTGCGGGCCGAGTGGGACCGCCGCCACAACGTCCTGGTCGCCGACGCCCTCGCCTGGGCGCTGCACCGCACCGGCGCCGACCGCGAAGCGCTCGACCTCGCCGACCTCGCCCTCGCCCACGGCTGGCGCAACGCCCTGTTCCACTACCACCGCGGCGAGATCGAGCGCGCCCTCGGCCGCACCGGCGACGCCCGCACCGACCTGGAGCGGGCCCTCGCCACCGACCCGGAGTTCAACCCCCTCCAGGCCCCGCGGGCCCGCTCCGCGCTGGCCGCGCTCAGCCGTTGA
- a CDS encoding DUF4331 domain-containing protein, whose product MSLLRRSTGRRSAARGAAVLTALALGMAGTALLGTGAGTSAASSHREAPLIAADPQVDNTDLYAFTSPDNPDTVTLIANWLPFQEPNGGPNFYPWADGAHYDINIDSQGTGHPDVTYRWTFHTEDLRGTDTFLYDKGPVNNLTDDTLRFRQYYTLQELHPNCDPVTLVAHGQVAPSDTGRASIPDYGRLRQQATVQLPGGGQTVATQAADPFFLDLRVFDLLYGGNLSEVGQNTLAGYNVNSVALQIPKSHLAYKGDPTRNPVIGVWSSTEKRSLKLSPGKADPVGDYVQVSRLGNPLVNEVVVPAGLKDAFNALPPSEDHNQPAVVAKVLDPEVPKLVQAIYGLPAPAAPRTDLQEIFLTGIAKAANGPLAVDLNSQLMNQDIDPNRFVPAEELRLNLSTPVTPKPDRLGVLNGDFQGFPNGRRLGDDVVDIALQVVEGATPGKFVQALAAGDKVNGPDRPFAATFPYLALPYDKAVNQK is encoded by the coding sequence ATGAGCCTTCTTCGTCGATCCACGGGTCGCCGTTCCGCCGCCCGCGGGGCCGCCGTCCTCACCGCCCTCGCCCTCGGCATGGCCGGCACCGCCCTGCTCGGCACCGGCGCCGGCACCTCCGCGGCGTCCAGCCACCGCGAGGCCCCGCTGATCGCCGCCGACCCGCAGGTCGACAACACCGACCTGTACGCCTTCACCAGCCCCGACAACCCGGACACGGTCACGCTGATCGCCAACTGGCTGCCGTTCCAGGAGCCCAACGGCGGCCCGAACTTCTACCCGTGGGCGGACGGCGCGCACTACGACATCAACATCGACTCGCAGGGCACCGGCCACCCGGACGTGACCTACCGCTGGACCTTCCACACCGAGGACCTGCGCGGCACCGACACCTTCCTCTACGACAAGGGCCCGGTGAACAACCTCACCGACGACACCCTGCGCTTCCGCCAGTACTACACGCTCCAGGAGCTCCACCCGAACTGCGACCCGGTGACCCTGGTCGCGCACGGCCAGGTCGCCCCGTCCGACACCGGCCGGGCCTCGATCCCGGACTACGGGCGGCTGCGGCAGCAGGCCACCGTCCAACTCCCGGGCGGCGGGCAGACGGTGGCCACCCAGGCGGCCGACCCGTTCTTCCTCGACCTGCGGGTCTTCGACCTGCTGTACGGCGGCAACCTCTCCGAGGTCGGCCAGAACACCCTGGCCGGGTACAACGTCAACTCCGTCGCGCTGCAGATCCCGAAGAGCCACCTCGCGTACAAGGGCGACCCGACCCGCAACCCCGTCATCGGCGTCTGGTCGAGCACCGAGAAGCGGAGCCTGAAGCTCAGCCCGGGCAAGGCCGACCCGGTCGGCGACTACGTGCAGGTCTCGCGGCTGGGCAACCCGCTGGTCAACGAGGTCGTGGTGCCGGCCGGGCTGAAGGACGCGTTCAACGCGCTGCCGCCGTCCGAGGACCACAACCAGCCCGCCGTGGTCGCCAAGGTCCTCGACCCGGAGGTGCCCAAGCTCGTCCAGGCGATCTACGGCCTGCCCGCGCCCGCCGCGCCGCGCACCGACCTCCAGGAGATCTTCCTCACCGGCATCGCCAAGGCCGCGAACGGCCCGCTCGCCGTCGACCTCAACTCCCAGCTGATGAACCAGGACATCGACCCGAACCGGTTCGTCCCCGCCGAGGAACTGCGGCTGAACCTGTCCACCCCGGTGACGCCGAAGCCGGACCGCCTCGGCGTCCTCAACGGCGACTTCCAGGGCTTCCCCAACGGCCGCCGCCTCGGCGACGACGTCGTCGACATCGCCCTCCAGGTCGTCGAGGGCGCCACCCCCGGGAAGTTCGTCCAGGCCCTCGCCGCCGGCGACAAGGTCAACGGGCCCGACCGGCCGTTCGCCGCGACGTTCCCCTACCTCGCCCTGCCCTACGACAAGGCCGTCAACCAGAAGTGA